Proteins from a single region of Amblyomma americanum isolate KBUSLIRL-KWMA chromosome 10, ASM5285725v1, whole genome shotgun sequence:
- the LOC144108361 gene encoding prolyl 4-hydroxylase subunit alpha-3-like, with protein MTKMKSCVFLLSAFLGVSGVLAGDYFRSMQGLARLFQTEKAVVRALRRHLEPCEATWRRAAAVVPLVRTKLRVAALTRKGSRPGEQYLLRLLRRSALDAMSGVFRDFRCPRPLIDNAGFLPWPTEEDVDGAAAGICRLQKAYHITPEHGVAAMRSPELVQPTADDMLSLAVHCSLRERTLADEWAALGAADMRFAYFLERHLPTLETSTRTASFKAWRKVVGYPPETPAMWLYRDLVRGAVRSSFVSDSSFGKLCRTSREGDTRPASSLMCWLSRGKRGAASLAPFAVEALSAAEPRVWLIHNFLSATECAALRRLPETLAPAEVVNTDGGTVVQDVRTAEMAWLKDNANTSVLYRRTEVLTGLSLESAEELQVLNYGIGGHYDAHIDPLDAWVTEAYGERLATLLVYLSDVAEGGATAFTEAGLSIAPRLGSALFWFNLKENSAGLWERDRSTMHGSCPVLRGSKWIATLWIHERVQPADFNYTLP; from the coding sequence ATGACGAAGATGAAGTCATGTGTGTTCTTACTGTCAGCCTTCCTCGGAGTCAGTGGGGTCCTGGCTGGCGACTACTTCAGATCTATGCAAGGCCTAGCCAGACTGTTCCAGACGGAGAAGGCTGTGGTCAGGGCCCTGCGTCGACATTTGGAGCCGTGCGAAGCTACCTGGCGCCGAGCTGCCGCCGTCGTACCGCTCGTTCGGACTAAGCTACGGGTTGCTGCTTTAACGCGCAAGGGAAGTCGGCCTGGAGAACAGTACCTGTTGAGGCTACTGAGGCGCTCAGCTCTGGACGCCATGTCCGGCGTGTTTCGTGACTTTCGCTGTCCTCGGCCGCTGATAGATAACGCCGGCTTCTTGCCCTGGCCCACGGAAGAGGACGTGGACGGAGCTGCTGCGGGCATCTGCAGGCTCCAGAAGGCGTACCACATCACGCCAGAGCATGGCGTTGCAGCAATGCGCTCTCCCGAACTGGTCCAACCGACGGCGGACGACATGCTTTCTTTGGCCGTCCACTGCTCACTTAGAGAACGGACACTGGCCGATGAATGGGCGGCGCTAGGAGCCGCTGATATGCGGTTCGCGTACTTCCTGGAGCGCCACCTGCCGACGCTGGAGACGTCCACAAGGACTGCGAGTTTCAAGGCCTGGCGCAAGGTCGTCGGCTACCCTCCCGAGACGCCGGCCATGTGGCTCTACAGAGACTTGGTGCGGGGCGCCGTCCGCTCCAGCTTCGTCAGTGACTCCAGCTTCGGCAAGCTGTGTCGGACGAGCCGGGAGGGCGATACGAGGCCCGCCAGCTCCCTGATGTGCTGGCTGTCGAGGGGCAAGCGTGGCGCCGCGTCGCTGGCACCTTTCGCCGTGGAGGCGCTGTCTGCTGCGGAGCCTCGGGTGTGGCTCATCCACAACTTCCTGAGCGCCACGGAGTGCGCTGCTCTTCGGCGGCTGCCCGAGACACTCGCACCAGCTGAAGTGGTGAACACCGACGGAGGAACCGTGGTTCAAGATGTGAGGACGGCGGAGATGGCCTGGCTGAAAGACAATGCCAACACTAGCGTCCTCTACCGTCGCACGGAGGTGTTGACGGGCCTCTCATTGGAGTCTGCCGAGGAATTGCAGGTGCTGAACTATGGCATAGGCGGACACTATGATGCGCATATCGACCCATTAGACGCGTGGGTCACGGAGGCTTACGGGGAGCGGCTGGCGACGCTACTGGTGTACCTGAGTGACGTAGCTGAGGGCGGGGCCACCGCATTTACCGAGGCCGGACTGTCAATCGCTCCTCGCCTCGGCTCCGCGCTGTTCTGGTTCAACCTGAAGGAGAATTCGGCAGGGCTTTGGGAGCGAGACCGAAGCACCATGCACGGCTCGTGCCCTGTGCTTCGTGGATCCAAGTGGATCGCCACCCTCTGGATTCACGAGCGGGTGCAGCCTGCTGACTTTAACTACACGCTTCCTTAA